AATCCGGTCTCCCTTCCCTTGAACATGGAAATCAATCTCAAGCAGCAGCCGACTGCTCAGAGTGGCATGAAGAGTAATGTGGCCGGTGCTCCTGCTCATTAGTATGACAAGATCGGTGCCATTCACAGCTCTCACAACTTCCAAATGTGCCGCGTTGATTGCTTGTTCACTACACTCGACCAGCTCCTTGCTCCTGCGATCCGTGCTCCATTTTCGAGAGAAAACATCGGAGATGAAGATTCATTATTTTACTGAGCTCGCAGAAGTTCTCCAACAACACAATTGTGGGGGCTAACTTGTTGGATCCTCCTTCCCATCTGCATCacacaacacacacgcacacaaaacAACTCAGAACTGCACGACACCAATCTTGAGGAAACACCAAAAAACGAACAGGGAGGCATACCACTAAGTAGGCTATTGGTCTCGGAGCATCTGCCAACCCCTATTGTTGCCGCCCGCCACCTGTCTGCCTCGTCGCAGCCCTCTGCACAAGGAAAACAGATCATAGTTGCACCACACAATAACATTTGGAGAAAGAACCTTGTATGGTCCATACAATAAACATTTTCTCAACAAAGAGGAACATCTTTCTCCCAACACAGATTAAAAAGCAAAAATAGGCAAATTAATTTTCTGAATACAAACCCACCAAGGTAAGAAAATCAAAATGAGGCACCCAGTAGAGCGGACAGGCGCCCAGTTGTTGCATGCTCGAGAGTGCTGGGATCCAGACCAATGCGGCGTACAGGAGGGACGCGCTGATGACGAGGTCATAGACCACATAGGAGAAGGACTTGATCAACGAGCACTGGAAGCAGTGAGGCGGGATTGCCTCCTTGATCTGGGCCAGCGTGAATGTCGGCTTGTCCGTCGGCGCATGCTGGAAGATCTCACTGGCGCTAGCGCGTCCGAGCAGCTCCTGCTTCTCCCGCTCCTCCGTCATTCTGCCACCGGCACCCATGATGTCGCTGACAACAACAAAAAGCACTCATAATCAGACAGTGTGGATGAAGGTATATATATAGTATATCATTCAAGAACGTATATATATTCTGCGTTGTGTGTGTATCTGTTTGTCAAATGAGGCTGAGCTAAACTTCAGTTCAGGTTCAGTCAAATTTTAGACCCAATAAAAAAATGACAAGTTGGACTGGACCAGCTTTCATTCATGAGAACACATGTCATTCAGTAAGTTGTACTTGGATAGTTAACTGATTGCCAAGCTAAGTAGAAAGAACTGAAACTGTAATTCAAGACTTTTGATTTGAAATTCAACCAAAAATAAAACTGATTCAACGTTGTAGGTCATATGTGTCACCAATGTAAAGAAGAGCTTGGAATTCAAGCCAATATAAAAGACATGCATCGTCCATAATGTTGCAAAACAAAAATCCTGAATTGGCTGGAAAATTCAGACTAAAAAGATCAACAAGTACAGAGAAAGGACCAATTTTGACAAGAAAAGCTACTACTACAAGCTGCAAGAAAAACTACTACTACAATTTAATAGTTGCACTGTAAAAAGAGCTTATGTTTCACAGTAAAAACTACTGCTACAATATGTAGATCTTTAGCAATGCTACCACCTCCAATGCATACATTTTATGCTCTCTGGAGCCATGATCCCCACACCAAGAACTCGCGGGAGACATGGAGGAGCACGTCACAACAATGCCCTTGCAGATAACTCACGACACCTTCACGCCAATGCCTCCAACCTGCAGATGAGGCTTTTCTGATTAGGAACTATATGGTAAAGAAACAAAAATTATCTGTTCTAACTGAGTCTCAAAAGTGATCAAATTGAAACATATTCAAAATCAAATTGAAACATATTCAAAATCCATAAAAAATAACCAAACTGGAACATGTCCAAAAACTATATATAGCTCTAATAAAAGGATGCCTTTAACCACAATAGCCAAGAAAGTAAACAAATTCTTGTGGGTTAACTTGGTGACTTAGACAAACATGAGATCTGGAAACAACCTAAGCGTGCTGCGCCGGTGTGATTCTTAGAATATTAAAGATGCCCAATTAAACTCCCATTGGGCATAAGCAGTAAGCTATCTCAAAAACTATCAACCAAAAAAGATGTGTTTGAACTGTGATGGTGTAACCTTGTACTGCTCAACATTGTTCCTCAACCATAACCATGTATCAGTTAGTTGGCAACTTGGCATGGCGATATATAACTCAAAAGCATATGCCAAAAACTGATGATGCGTAACAATCTTATTATAAATCAGCGCGGTATGATGCATTTTCAAAATAATCAGCTTTCAGTTTATTCCAGAGAAAACAGTTAAACACCTCCCACGATAATATGCCGGCCATCTATAAAATAGACTTCGAGCAAGCAGGCATAATTAAATTAGTGAATTGCATGGATGGGCTAGCAGTTGACCTTCAGCTATATCAAGACAAAGAAAGATGGAAATAAGACACACTTGGGTAACCAGTAAATAGACAATGGAAATCACAGAACGGATCTGGGTCATGCATGTATGGAAAATTCCAAAATCCCCGTAAAAACAGAGCAAGTAAACTGCACATACTACATAACTGTTTGCATATTCAACACTTGCAGATCTAGATTGGTCTGCTGGCATCGCAGGTTCTCCTGGCCAGTGAGCTACATCCAAACTCGTATCTCCCATAAAGAACAAGAATACTAACTGGAATCAGCCAAATTGCAGACAAGGCGATCAAACCTATTGATCTCATAGAGAGGTGGCAGGCATAATGAGAGCAGGCTTCAGctggaagaaagaaaaaaaagctaTGATACACCAAACCCATAGGAGTTGCCATTAGAGAGAAATCTAtaggagggagaggggggaggggagTGGGAGAAACAGAGCTAACGTTGTTGCTGCTTGCTGAGCCTGCGAGGCGAAGGAGGCGAGCAGATCGAGCACAACCGGCTTTCCTGCGTTGAGCTACTGCTGGATCTAAGAGCACCGGGGAGGGGGATACCGTGACAGCATCACCGTGCGCCCAGCACTACCAGATTGCCTCCAGAAAGATAAGAATGGGCAGCTTGGCGGGCAGGGCACCCGCGGCCACCGAGGAGGAGGACACTGTGGCGGCGACGGCTTGGTCCTTGACGACGGTGTGCAGCGCGGCGATGGGGTGATTGAGAGATCGAGTCAACCAACCTGGATGCCGGAGTGGGAGGGGATCGCCGGATCTGGGCAGCCGTGGCATGGGGAAAGGAGGAGCCAGCGCCCCGACCATCCATGGCGTCCCCTGCATCGACCTCCTCATCTCCGGCTTCCTCCTTCCCCTACATCCCCACCCCTCCCCTCCATGGGAGATGAGAGGACGAGCGTGCGGGAGGCGGCAAAGCTGGGCAgaggcagggcgacgaggagggaggGAGTGGTGGTGGCAGACGAgggaggaaagaggaggagggagggagtggCGGCTATGGATTGGGGGTAGGGTTTGTGCGGTTGTGCCAGCTGCGCCCATGACGCGTGCGCTCGCACGCGGCGCGGCAGGAGAGGCTGCCTCGCGCCCCCGCACCAGGAAAAGCAACACCCAGCCGTTTCGATCCAAATGGCCACAACGCCGGCCCACACGTCATCCCTCGCCACGATCCACCGAGGTAAAAACGAGTGCGCAGAATTCCAGCGACGATCGAACGGCCAACGCGCGAAAAAAGACATGGTCAACGCCGATCGAACGGCCAACGAAGGATGCCATCGGGGGAGCTCCCTGGGAGCGAGTTGCCCagcctctgttttgttttaaatgtagctcaaagattctgggagaagctgggtaggggtcggattctgggagaatccccggattctggcaaaagaactgggcctaagTCTCATTGTAGATGCTCTTATATATATAGTTCTCCTTTTGTGTGAAATATAAGACGCTTTTGGGTACATCAAAGCTCACGGGTTTTCTCTCCCGACCGCCGTCCAAGAAGTAGAAGTGGTGGCGAGAGGGAggttcaaatttcgaaatttgaatcGAGGAGGCGGAGCAAAAGGGAGGGGAGAGGGCGTGCCCGTGGCTTCTGTCACGAGTGTCAGATCGTACGGTCAGCGGGAGGGCACGTGTCGACCTCCCATTGCGTCCCCACCCACTCCCTCCCCCGTTTCCCGCCCTTTTTATCCCCCTCCCCACCCCCGCTCTCTCTCCGACTCCAGAAGCTTCCTCACTTCCTCGCCTGGCTCTGCCGCCCAACGCCATCTTGACCGCCGGcgaagagagagggagggagggagggaggatggGGACCCGGGAGCTGCCGCTGCCGACGTGCTTCGAGCTCCTCCTCGGCAAAGGTGACCCGCGACAGGATCCGTCGCTCTGTCCGTGCCTCCCCTCGCCGGCCGGCCGTACGTCTCACCGTTCGATTGATTTTCTTGTTTTTTCGCAGAGCGTGACCGGTGGCCGCTGGAGGCCACGCTCATCTGCGCCGCCTACGACGGCAGCATCCGCAAAATCAAGAGTAAGCCGCACCTCTCTCTCTCTGCCCCCTCCGGCGTTCCATCTCCGTCTGCTCTAGATCTGACCGGGCCGGGCGATTAGGGTCGATTCAGCCACCGTACGTGCGCGCGCCGGCCGCTGCCTTCCGATTTCGTAGGCCGGTTTGCGGCGGCTCCGGGGTGCCTGATGCTGGGGTTTTCTAGCTGCAGACAAGTGACGAACTGACGATTTCTTAAGTAGCATGGGGTTCTTGCTACGATTTCTAGGATTAGCAGTGAAGCTTTGGGGGCTTTTCCGGTTGCAGATCAGTGACATTTCCCTAATTAGTACTCCAATTTGATGGAATTGCAGTATACCATGGGATTCATGCTACGATTCATAGCTAAAAAAGTGCCCCCTTTTTCATGCCTGATGGTGGGGTTTTCTAGCTGCAGACCAGTCACGATTTCCTAAGTAGCACGGGACCGGATTCTTGCTACGATTTCTAGGATTAGCAGCGAAGCTGGGAATTTGGGGGCTTTTCTAGTTGCAGCCTTGCAGATCAGTGACATTTCTTAATTAGTACTTCCAATTTGATGATTTCTTTCCAATTTGATGGAATTGCAGTACACCATGGGATTCATGCTACGATTCGTAGCTAAAAAAGAGCCCCCCTTTTTCATGTCTGTGAACTGCAGAGATCGCGAAGGAGCTGGACGTGCACGGGCACGGCATCCCGGCGACGGTGGCCAACACCACCTACATGGGAATGAACGTGCTTGATGCCGCCGGTGGCTGTGGCAGCTTGCCGGTCTACCGGTACCTCGTCGAGGAGGTCAAGATGGACGTCGGAAACCCCGACAGCGCTCAGGGTAATCTGTGCTAATGAACACGTGCATTTCCTTTCTGATCTTAGATAAGAATGTACAGTACTCCCTTATTTACAGAGAGGGAGTACTTACTACTACAATGTGAGACAATGGGTTTAATTTATGAGTTAACCATCAATTCGCTACTAGGTTTTACGCCCTTGGAGTATGCTGCCCAGAATGGACACCTCCCTGCTGTCAGGTACCTTCTTGACCACGGCGCCGATCTGCACCAGGAACGTTCCAGCCTCACTCTTCTTCATACAGCTGCAGTTCATGGTACAGAGAAGAGGATCTTTTCCCCTTTGTTGTTATGTATCTGGCCTTCCTTCAGTGCTAGGATTGGTTTCTGAGATATCTGTCCCTGTTTGTTTCAGGCTGTTAAAAGCAGTTTACACCTACCTAAACTAGTATTCGTTTAGTACGACTACCAACTTATTCCGTCGCAAATAAAGGATCGAACAAGTTCCAGAGAATAAGCAACAATCTTAGCGTTATTAAGGAGAACCATAGCAAGAATATCAATTTTTGGATTTGGAATGGAAAAATAAAGCGCACCCAAATATAGATTTTGGTGAAAAACAAAGTCACTCTTCTATCCTTCATATCCGTAGAAAGAAATCTCATCTCCAGGTAACTCCATCTTTTTCAGCTCTGCTCGCTCACTTTTGAAAGGAAGACTTAGTTTTAGATCGGCGTTGGTTTTTCCAACGAAACATTCTTTCACGAACTTTAATGACAAAATGCTAGTTGCCTCGTAACGCATACACTGGAGGTCCCATCGACGAAATAACAGAACATATAGAAAGTGTTTCTGTGATTTTTCCATTCTCTTCGGGGAACCTATAGAAAGATTATCAGACGGCTTTCATTCCcttcagggggggggggggtgttcctTCAGAGCAGTCCATATCATCAGATGAACTCCCTGATGAATCAGTTGATGAATCATCAGTTAGCTCATCATAATccgtgtcgagatccgatgaatcagTTGATGAATCATCAGATGAACTCCCTGGTAACTGATCATATATAATAATCCTTGGCGTTCCGTATGAATCCTTGCCGTTCCGTATGTTTATTNNNNNNNNNNNNNNNNNNNNNNNNNNNNNNNNNNNNNNNNNNNNNNNNNNNNNNNNNNNNNNNNNNNNNNNNNNNNNNNNNNNNNNNNNNNNNNNNNNNNNNNNNNNNNNNNNNNNNNNNNNNNNNNNNNNNNNNNNNNNNNNNNNNNNNNNNNNNNNNNNNNNNNNNNNNNNNNNNNNNNNNNNNNNNNNNNNNNNNNNNNNNNNNNNNNNNNNNNNNNNNNNNNNNNNNNNNNNNNNNNNNNNNNNNNNNNNNNNNNNNNNNNNNNNNNNNNNNNNNNNNNNNNNNNNNNNNNNNNNNNNNNNNNNNNNNNNNNNNNNNNNNNNNNNNNNNNNNNNNNNNNNNNNNNNNNNNNNNNNNNNNNNNNNNNNNNNNNNNNNNNNNNNNNNNNNNNNNNNNNNNNNNNNNNNNNNNNNNNNNNNNNNNNNNNNNNNNNNNNNNNNNNNNNNNNNNNNNNNNNNNNNNNNNNNNNNNNNNNNNNNNNNNNNNNNNNNNNNNNNNNNNNNNNNNNNNNNNNNNNNNNNGCTAAGGTAACCTAAGATAAACAATTTTCCTACTGATGTAAACCGAAcagtttttcttttcttgttgCTCTAAACTAAAACAACTCTGATCTTATTGGCTTCTCATGTTTATCAGCATCTGCATAAGGGCCAATCTTGTAAAATTTTCTGCTGCTCTCAGATATGCAAAAATGAAAATCCATGTGCCATCATATTGCTACCAGTTTTTGAAGGCAGTATATTTACCACATTTGTCGGTTGATATACTTATATGCCATACCTTATTTTGTTCTAGCGGCCACTGGAACTTGCTAATGCCTGTTTTCTTCTTATATATATGTCATATTTCATTTTGTTCTAGCCATTGAAACTAGTAAATGTCTGTTTACTTATTCTGTTTCTTatcgatgttatgaatgtctgtttCTGAAATATATGTTGTTTATCAGCAGCATACACTAGACCTCAAAGGTATAACAACAAAATATCAAAAAATTGTTAACACTATAATGTTTACTCAGTGAAATGTGAACCAACAAAGTTGCTTCCCCCCTCCAGCAATTGAAACTTGTTACCCAAAAACAGCTGTAGAATTCTACCATGTATACCAGCAGTCGTTATGTCGAAGAGCCTTCCATCGAATGTGGAGATAAATGCTGTGGTGATACATACACTTGAATTTATTTTCCCAAGAGCTAAGCTATCCTAAGATAAAAAAATTGCTGCTGTAAAAGAATAGGTTTCTTGTTACCATAAATTAAAACAACTCTGATCTTATTTGCATCTCATGTTCATCAACATGTGCTGATCAAGTCTTTTTAGGCGTAAATTTTAAACATAGTTGTCATGTTAATTTGGGTTTTTGTGTCTCACAAATCTAAAAATAGTCCATTTACATCATGGTGGTACCAATTTCTTTAGGCATTTTATATACCCTTTTTGTCTGTGGATCTTCTTGCAGGATATCTATTCCATATGCTATTTTGTTCTAGCGAGTGAAACTAGTTTCCTAAAAATGTCTGTTTGCTTAGTATGTTAACTGTCTTATTATGCAAGTCTCTCGGGATAACTATTTGATACTATCTTGTTCTAGCTGTTAGAA
Above is a window of Triticum dicoccoides isolate Atlit2015 ecotype Zavitan chromosome 5B, WEW_v2.0, whole genome shotgun sequence DNA encoding:
- the LOC119307147 gene encoding fatty acid desaturase DES2-like isoform X2, with the protein product MAPESIKCMHWSDIMGAGGRMTEEREKQELLGRASASEIFQHAPTDKPTFTLAQIKEAIPPHCFQCSLIKSFSYVVYDLVISASLLYAALVWIPALSSMQQLGACPLYWVPHFDFLTLVGLYSEN
- the LOC119307147 gene encoding fatty acid desaturase DES2-like isoform X1 translates to MSPASSWCGDHGSREHKIDIMGAGGRMTEEREKQELLGRASASEIFQHAPTDKPTFTLAQIKEAIPPHCFQCSLIKSFSYVVYDLVISASLLYAALVWIPALSSMQQLGACPLYWVPHFDFLTLVGLYSEN